The genomic region TAGCACTGGGCTGGGAAGTTGGGAAACTGCCTAACCTGCCACGTGGCCCTGGGGTGATCAcctcctttctctgggcctcagtttccccagccataaaagaaaggaaatgaggccCAATATCTGCCTGGTGCTAAATCTCCAAGTGACCTGTCCCCagagtagggggtggggaggaccctctctctgccccagacTCCTCCGCCTAGTCCCAGAGCCCCAGACCCCACACCCCCTTCTGGCTTCCTGGCCtgcgccccgccccccagccccgcaCACCCCAGCAGAGTCCCTGGGCAGCACAGTAAAGACGACTGGTTTCGGTATCAGTGTGTAAACTTTAAGGAGAACGTGTCTTTGTTTTCCTGTCCGTTGTTGTCGGGTGGTGGCTGTTCACAGTCAGGTGGTGGTCAGGTGTGTGCATGGGTGCGTGCGTGCGGGTGTGCGTGTGCGTCCACTCCTCGGCCGCGGCCCCCCagcgccgccccctccccctgcccggcCGCCGGGCCCTTCCCCGggctgcccccagccctccccctccGGCCTCACCGGGAAGGAGAGGGTCACAGCTTCTGCTGGGCCGAGACCCCCTTCCAGTAATCGAGGATGTCGTGCAGGTCCTCGTCCTTGGCGAACTGGACCTTCTTGCGCAGGGCGTGGCCGGCTGCCATGTACACCTCCTCCCGGTGGTGCTTCTTGTAGGGCCGGAAGCGCTCCCAGATCTTGTGCGTGCTCTCGGATGAGTACTCAGGGCTGGAGGAGTAACCTGAGTAGTAGTGTCTGGGCGAGAGCTGCGAGTAGGTGGAGTCCCGCTTGGAGCGGGTCAGCGGCTTGAGGAAGGACACGCGCTGGCTCAGGCTGTCGGCGCCCTCCTCGTAGTACAGGGCCGGGAAGCTGTGCCGGTGCTCGCTGCAGGGGTAGGCGGGCTTCACCTCCAGGTGGTGcacgccgccgcccccgccgccgcccccgccgctgCCCGCTGGCACCAGCGGCAGCCGGTCCAGCGGGCTGTTGAGGGGGCTGCCCTTCTCGATGTACTTGGAGTCGCCCTTGGCCAGCCCCGCGGCAGCCGGGTGGTCGGGCACGTCCAGGCTGAAGACCTTGGCGCTCTTGATGGAGCCGCTGGAGGACACGCTGCAGGTCTTGCGGGCCACGGCGGCGTCGGCGCTCAGCTGGCgctggagggggtggtgggagctCTCCTTGTAGGGGGGTGAGAGGAAGCTGGCGCGCTCCAGCGCCCCAGGGGCGGCGGCCGAGGAGGCGGTGGCGGCCGCGGGGAGGGACTGGCACTCGAAGGCCAGCTCGgggtccccgccgccgccgcccccccccaggAATGAGGCCGAGTCCAGCTTGAGGGCATCGATGCAATTGTTAATGATCTGGTTGACCTTGTCCACCTCCTTGGCGATGGTGGAGATCTCAGCGGCCGAGCCCTGGCCGTTCTCCAGGTCCGGGAGGTCATCCTCGGGCCGGGCCAGGCCATCCCCGCCCGTGCCCGTGCGCACCTCGATATAGTTGCCCTTGGTGGCCACCTTGGGTGTGtccagcccagcctccagccccttgGAGGTGGGCAGCTTCTCCCCGATCATGGAGGGGATGGAGGACATGCAGGACACGGGCAGCACGGGGGGTTCGCCCAGCTTCTGGGCGGCGTGGACCACAGAGCCGGCATCTACATCCGCCCCATAGCGCATCTCCAGAATGGTTTTCTTGACCTTGACCgacttctgcttctcctcctgcacGCGCCGCTTACGCAGGCAGTAGTAGACGGCGCCCAGCACGACGACCATGCCGAAGAGGCAGCCCAGGATGGTCATGATGtagtgggtggtggtggaggtgctGGGCGCCAGGTCGCCCGGGACGGGGTCCCGCGTGGTGAAGGTCAGGCAGGTGTGGTTGAAGCGGCGGCTGTTGCGCAGAGAGGTCACGCAGAAGGTGTACTCGGTGTGCGCCCGCAGCTTGTCCAGCGTGACGATCTCCTTCTTGTTCTTGAGCGTCATGACGTCGGAGAAGTAGCTGTTGTTGTACTGGACCAGGACGTACATCTTGCTGTAGGGGTGCGGGATGATGACCACCAGGGTGGCCGAGGTGAAGGTGACGTGGTGCAGCTTGATGGCGGGCCCCGCCGACGCATCCGTGGTGGACGAGGCCGGCGGCTCCACCGAGAGGATCTCGTCGGGGTTGAAGCCCGAGTTCTCGTCGGGCTCCCGCTGCGCGTCGGTGGAGTAGGGCGTGGGGTGGCTGGCGGGCCGGGCGGGCAGCGAGCCGTTGCGGCACTTGGCCTGGAGCACGGTGATGGCGTTGAGGCTGTGGTAGGGCCGGGGCACCAGCAGCGGGTAGCCGGCGAACTCGCGCGGGGACTCGCACTGCAGGCGGTCGTAGTTCTTGGTGACGTTGTTGAAGACCACCAGCCAGGCCAGGAAGCCGAAGAGGTCGCACTCACAGTTGAAGGGGTTGCCGGCCAGCTCGCACACCATGAGGCTGGCCAGGCTGGCGAAGGTGGCGCCATCCAGGCGGCTGAGGCGGTTGGAGGACAGGTCGATGCTGATGAGGCTCGGGCACTCGGAGAAGGCGGCGGGCGTCACCACCTCGATGAGGTTGTGCTGCACGAAGAGGAACTGCAGGCGGCCCATGCCGCGCAGCATGCCCTCGGTCAGGTTGCTGAGCTTGTTGTAGCCCAGCTGCAGGACCTGCAGGCTCGACTGGCCCAGGAAGGCGCCGTCCTCGATGTACGAGATCTCGTTCTTGGTGAGGTTGAGGTCGGTGAGGTTCCCGAAGCGGTTGAGCGAGGAGTAGAGCACGGCCTTGAGCTTGTTCTCGTTGAGCCGCAGGTCGTGCACGGTGCTGTTGATGTGCTGCGGGATGGTCTCGTAGGGCGGCTGGTTCTGGCTGCAGATGGCCAGCCACACGTACCCCTTGTCGCCCTCGATGAGCCAGCAGTCGGCGCGCACGGCGCCcggcctgcacacacacagcaggGCGGCGGCGCACAGCCCCAGGCGCAGCATGGCGCCGGCCGcggccccccccctccccggggaagGCCGGgcttgggggggcaggggggccggGGCGTGGGGGGGAACCTAGCagtgggaggctggggctggcGGCACAGTCCTCCCTGGGGCCGCCACCATCTTGGGGGCGACCCCCGGCACAGGGGCCCCGGGAGAAGCAGACACGGCTGGTGCCAActgcggggcggggtggggggtcctCCGGGGCGCTAGCAGCAGGCGTGGGCCACCGGGACCGGGACACACACCGGGACACACCCCCACCGCCTGTTTCTGGGAAGGTGCACAGGCTCTCGAGACTcgacttcctctccctcctcctcctcctcctcctcttcctcctcctccgctTCTGGGCTCAGAACTTCAGACGATTCCCACGATTCCCACGGGAGGCTGGAGAGTGAAGCTCTGAGGAGGGAGCGCGAGAGatggggcaggaaggaagagacCCATCTGTCACCTGGCTCCTGAAAGGCAGCACCGAGAGGGGGCGACAGATCAGTGAAAGCTCAGAGCAGCCCCACTAAAGCTCCAGCACGGGCCCCTGTCCCCTCTCTACCCCCTCCCACTGGGGGTCCTTGGTGCCAGCAGCACGCTGGGGTCCCTGTTACGTAAAagaagggagggtggtgggtggcgagagggaggagagggctaAGAGGtctggaaggaaggagacagaagaaacAAGAAGTAGGGACAGGGGGACAGAATCTGAGGACGGTGGGCAGAGAAGGGAGACTGGACAGTGACAGGTCGGGTGcgcgtgcgtgcacgcacacaacacacacacacactccccagcaCTCCTGTCCACACTCGTCCACCTGCCGGCACAAAGACCCACATGCCCTCCCATGAGCCGGAACACCGCAGCGTGCCCACGGACAGTCTTAGGTTGGACAAACGGGCCCATATACACATGACCATGTAGTGAGGCAGGCACCTTCCAATCCAGGAAAAGAATTAAGAAGCCCAGCAAaatgcctcctcccctccatgcCCAAAGATAAATAATTCATTTGTTGTGTAACCGCTCTTGTTCCAAAAATAATTCCCTTGTCTCAGCttccatgggggagggggagcagagcaGCAAGGCTGTGAGCCCCCCAAGCCGGGGGTCTCCCACAGGGAGAGGGCATGGGGAGAACTCCTTCTACAAGCGGGAGCAGAGCCACGGGAGAGAGGGCGAGTCTGGGAAGCCAGACACACCCCCCAATATCACTTCCCCAAAGTGCTTTCCATTAGG from Halichoerus grypus chromosome 6, mHalGry1.hap1.1, whole genome shotgun sequence harbors:
- the ELFN2 gene encoding protein phosphatase 1 regulatory subunit 29; this encodes MLRLGLCAAALLCVCRPGAVRADCWLIEGDKGYVWLAICSQNQPPYETIPQHINSTVHDLRLNENKLKAVLYSSLNRFGNLTDLNLTKNEISYIEDGAFLGQSSLQVLQLGYNKLSNLTEGMLRGMGRLQFLFVQHNLIEVVTPAAFSECPSLISIDLSSNRLSRLDGATFASLASLMVCELAGNPFNCECDLFGFLAWLVVFNNVTKNYDRLQCESPREFAGYPLLVPRPYHSLNAITVLQAKCRNGSLPARPASHPTPYSTDAQREPDENSGFNPDEILSVEPPASSTTDASAGPAIKLHHVTFTSATLVVIIPHPYSKMYVLVQYNNSYFSDVMTLKNKKEIVTLDKLRAHTEYTFCVTSLRNSRRFNHTCLTFTTRDPVPGDLAPSTSTTTHYIMTILGCLFGMVVVLGAVYYCLRKRRVQEEKQKSVKVKKTILEMRYGADVDAGSVVHAAQKLGEPPVLPVSCMSSIPSMIGEKLPTSKGLEAGLDTPKVATKGNYIEVRTGTGGDGLARPEDDLPDLENGQGSAAEISTIAKEVDKVNQIINNCIDALKLDSASFLGGGGGGGDPELAFECQSLPAAATASSAAAPGALERASFLSPPYKESSHHPLQRQLSADAAVARKTCSVSSSGSIKSAKVFSLDVPDHPAAAGLAKGDSKYIEKGSPLNSPLDRLPLVPAGSGGGGGGGGGVHHLEVKPAYPCSEHRHSFPALYYEEGADSLSQRVSFLKPLTRSKRDSTYSQLSPRHYYSGYSSSPEYSSESTHKIWERFRPYKKHHREEVYMAAGHALRKKVQFAKDEDLHDILDYWKGVSAQQKL